From bacterium, one genomic window encodes:
- a CDS encoding GxxExxY protein, translating into MEISEEYQENLLTEIIIQCIIKTHQTLGPGFLESIYRRAMVIELTKQGLRVETEKEILIYYEGEEVEKHRLDILVESKVIVELKTVEELSKAHYAQVRSYLKATGVKVALLVNFAKEKADFRRVELE; encoded by the coding sequence ATGGAGATATCAGAAGAATATCAAGAAAATCTACTTACTGAGATAATAATTCAATGTATTATCAAGACACACCAGACACTGGGTCCAGGCTTCCTGGAAAGTATTTACCGCAGGGCAATGGTAATTGAACTTACAAAACAGGGATTGAGAGTTGAGACAGAGAAAGAAATACTAATCTACTACGAAGGAGAAGAAGTTGAGAAACACAGATTGGATATTCTTGTAGAAAGCAAGGTAATAGTAGAACTAAAAACGGTGGAGGAATTAAGCAAAGCTCATTATGCTCAGGTTCGCTCATATTTAAAAGCTACAGGTGTAAAGGTGGCTCTTCTTGTAAACTTTGCTAAAGAAAAGGCAGATTTTAGAAGAGTGGAATTAGAATAA
- a CDS encoding NAD-dependent epimerase/dehydratase family protein, producing MKVLVTGATGFLGVNLVRRLIQEGLMVRALIRNTSNTLGLERLDIEKFYGDVLNRESIANALKGCDVVFHTAGIVSLWVPNKQAKKMMWDVNVGGTINVLEEALKSNVEKVVYTSTVSTIGIKKGEPADETTSFNLGYLDIDYINSKYEAEIKAQQILGKGLPLIIVNPSYMFGEWDIKPTSGRMILEMAKGKIIGYPPGGNNFVDVEDVAKGHFLALKNGKVGERYILASQNLTYREIFEKIAQIVGVKPPTMRIPYSLSMGMSYLSEQWSKHISKKEPMITVGLSKMGYVNHYFTPQKAIKGIEFSPQTPIDESIKKAFYWFKRYGYL from the coding sequence ATGAAGGTATTAGTTACAGGAGCAACTGGGTTTTTAGGGGTAAATCTGGTAAGAAGACTTATTCAAGAAGGACTAATGGTAAGAGCCCTCATTAGAAATACAAGCAATACATTAGGGCTGGAGAGGTTAGATATTGAGAAATTCTATGGTGATGTTTTGAATAGAGAATCTATTGCCAACGCTTTAAAAGGATGTGATGTGGTGTTTCATACCGCCGGAATAGTTTCCTTATGGGTTCCGAATAAGCAGGCTAAAAAGATGATGTGGGATGTTAATGTCGGAGGGACAATAAATGTGCTTGAAGAAGCCCTTAAAAGTAATGTGGAGAAAGTAGTATATACAAGTACTGTTTCGACTATTGGGATTAAAAAGGGAGAACCTGCGGATGAAACTACATCTTTCAATTTAGGATATTTAGACATAGATTACATTAATAGTAAGTATGAGGCGGAAATAAAAGCTCAACAGATACTGGGAAAAGGACTTCCATTAATTATAGTAAATCCTTCGTATATGTTTGGAGAGTGGGATATAAAACCTACCTCAGGACGAATGATATTAGAGATGGCTAAAGGCAAGATTATAGGTTATCCTCCAGGAGGGAACAATTTTGTTGATGTAGAGGATGTAGCCAAGGGACACTTTTTAGCGCTTAAAAATGGCAAAGTGGGCGAAAGGTATATTTTAGCGAGTCAGAATTTAACCTATAGAGAGATATTTGAAAAGATTGCTCAGATAGTAGGTGTAAAACCTCCAACGATGAGAATACCCTATTCACTATCTATGGGAATGAGTTATTTATCTGAGCAATGGAGTAAACACATTTCTAAAAAAGAACCTATGATTACGGTAGGTCTATCAAAGATGGGCTATGTTAACCATTATTTTACCCCTCAAAAAGCAATCAAGGGAATAGAGTTTTCCCCTCAAACACCTATTGATGAATCAATTAAAAAAGCATTTTACTGGTTTAAAAGGTACGGGTATTTGTAG
- a CDS encoding ABC transporter permease: MKVREWVRIAFIGIWGNKTRSILAILSIFIGIGAIVSLISIGNGTKKQVLNLLEELGINTIDIYSEYDPNTNQKGRITLEDARAIERLPIVESSKPRINIEKIVTKGKVKDKVSIHGVTSSDFFHGEGCVLIMGRLINNLDIKLQHHVCIIGKDISETFFKEENPIGKVIRIGREKFVVVGVMAWRHIGVMTIGGWVGDAIFIPYNIAIRIAEKDKKEVIDFLQVRFIPSISVEEASSFIINFLKKRHQNRGKYNAESSEEFIKTYTQINQTLTLVGVAIACISLLVGGIGIMNMMLTAVLERRKEIGIRKAIGARGKDIMGQFLIEAVTISTIGGCLGIGGGILLANIASIFIKIPTVISLNSIILAVSFSLGIGMFSGIYPAYKASNLDPIVALRYE; the protein is encoded by the coding sequence ATGAAAGTTAGAGAATGGGTAAGGATAGCCTTTATAGGCATCTGGGGAAATAAAACACGTTCTATATTAGCCATATTAAGTATATTTATTGGAATAGGAGCGATTGTTTCCCTTATATCCATAGGGAATGGAACAAAAAAACAGGTTCTTAACCTGTTGGAAGAGTTAGGTATCAATACTATAGATATATATTCTGAGTATGATCCCAATACAAATCAGAAAGGAAGGATAACATTAGAAGATGCAAGAGCAATTGAACGATTGCCTATTGTAGAAAGCAGTAAACCAAGAATTAACATAGAAAAGATAGTGACGAAAGGTAAGGTTAAAGATAAAGTGAGTATTCATGGTGTAACTTCTTCTGACTTTTTCCATGGTGAAGGTTGTGTTCTCATTATGGGACGATTAATTAATAATTTGGATATAAAATTACAACATCATGTCTGCATAATAGGAAAAGATATCTCAGAGACATTCTTTAAAGAAGAAAATCCGATAGGAAAGGTTATAAGAATAGGCAGGGAAAAATTCGTAGTGGTTGGAGTAATGGCCTGGAGGCACATAGGAGTAATGACTATTGGAGGTTGGGTTGGAGACGCAATTTTTATCCCTTATAACATTGCTATTAGAATAGCTGAGAAAGACAAAAAGGAGGTCATAGATTTTTTACAGGTTCGATTTATCCCCTCTATAAGTGTTGAAGAGGCTTCTTCTTTCATTATTAATTTTCTTAAGAAACGACACCAGAATAGAGGAAAGTATAATGCAGAATCTTCAGAAGAATTTATAAAAACTTATACCCAAATAAACCAAACCCTTACTTTAGTTGGGGTAGCAATTGCCTGTATCTCATTATTAGTTGGTGGGATTGGTATAATGAATATGATGCTTACCGCTGTTTTGGAAAGGAGAAAGGAGATAGGGATAAGAAAGGCAATTGGTGCAAGGGGCAAAGACATTATGGGACAATTCTTAATTGAAGCGGTAACAATATCCACCATTGGAGGGTGTCTTGGAATAGGTGGAGGAATCCTTCTGGCAAATATTGCCTCTATATTTATCAAAATACCAACTGTAATTTCGTTAAATTCAATCATTCTGGCAGTAAGTTTTTCATTAGGAATAGGGATGTTCTCCGGGATTTATCCTGCCTACAAAGCATCAAATCTAGACCCTATTGTCGCATTACGGTATGAGTAA
- a CDS encoding ABC transporter ATP-binding protein, with translation MRIIELKDIFKIYKMGSVDICALAGISLQISSGEFTAIMGPSGSGKSTLLNIIGLLDVPSSGFHYFEGEYVNNFNGDKVAMTRNKKIGFIFQSFNLLPQYSALLNVELPLVYRGAVRRECRERSLYLLEKVGLFDRRNHRPNELSGGEQQRVAIARALANTPTLILADEPTGNLDTKCGNEIMAIFISLSQEGKTILVVTHDEHIASFAKRVIYLQDGKIIGERNR, from the coding sequence ATGAGAATAATAGAATTAAAGGATATCTTTAAGATTTACAAAATGGGTAGTGTGGATATTTGTGCCTTAGCTGGTATCTCGCTTCAAATTAGTTCTGGGGAATTTACAGCTATTATGGGTCCTTCAGGTTCTGGCAAGTCAACTTTACTTAATATCATTGGACTTTTAGATGTTCCAAGTTCAGGATTTCATTATTTTGAAGGTGAATATGTAAATAATTTCAATGGAGACAAAGTGGCTATGACCAGAAATAAAAAAATAGGTTTTATCTTCCAAAGTTTTAATTTACTGCCACAATATTCTGCCCTTTTGAATGTTGAATTACCTCTTGTTTATAGAGGGGCGGTGAGAAGAGAGTGTAGAGAAAGGAGTTTATATTTATTGGAGAAGGTAGGACTTTTTGATAGAAGAAATCATAGACCTAATGAGTTATCTGGTGGAGAACAACAGCGAGTAGCTATTGCGCGAGCACTTGCCAATACCCCGACACTAATCTTAGCCGATGAACCAACAGGTAATTTAGATACTAAATGTGGAAATGAAATTATGGCCATCTTCATTTCCCTATCTCAAGAAGGGAAGACTATCTTAGTGGTTACCCATGATGAACATATTGCCTCCTTTGCAAAAAGAGTTATTTACCTTCAAGATGGGAAAATAATAGGTGAAAGAAATAGATGA